In Channa argus isolate prfri chromosome 15, Channa argus male v1.0, whole genome shotgun sequence, the DNA window TTAATGATTATGCTCCGAGTCTTGTGGTTTAATGATTAGACCTAACGCCACGCTGGAGAACAAAAAGAACTGGTTTTGAAAAGGAAAGGCCTGGTATAACATGCATGTAGTTGAAGGAAGTTGAGTGAAGAAAAATGTGATACTTTTTTCAGTGACATCAACCATCCCACACAAGTTACTGCATAAAACCGAATGTGTGACCAAATTTATTTTGGGTCATGTACTCAGAACACAACAACTTGGTTTGAGTCCAAATCAAGTTGTAAACTATACTAAAATCTCATTGAAATGTGTGACATATCATGCAAAATGTCACCAATAATACTGGGCTACTATTGCCTGTGTAAACTAACAGTACAGTCTGTTTAatatactatttttttttttttatttcaaactatTAGAAAGGCGATAATTAtactatatgtttattattgagatcatagtgggtggtggagttggagttggacttcatgatgtttagaggtggttgtaatgttttggccaccctatttaaaatgtattaagagTCCAAAACATTGGAACATTGgtatttaaatatgtgttgcGTAATTGTTCAGTCTTAATTTACAATTAATAAAGTtatacaaacagagaaaaacgtTGACCGAGAAGGATTAAAGGAAGGAAATAAAGCAGACCTTTTCTGTTTTGAGTTGAGTCTCTACCAGATGAGGAATCATAGCATAGTGATCAGGCTTCCATGGTACCGACACATTAACAAACTGCATATCTTTGGTCTGAAAGACATTCTTCACTCCTGCAAAGAAAATGATGTTTGTAATAACATGTTTGTAATAATGTTTTCTGTAGATAAAGAAACAATCTACATTGGTTGTTTTGATTCACCTGTAGCTGCACGTCAGATTTTCGTTtgcaatattttatttccaaataaatattaagttgCACTAATTAATGCTTCTGTGTCCGAGGAACCAATAACCCTGTGTAGTAAGAAATGCAAAAGGTGATTCCCCTCAGTTCTATTTACatacttaatttaaaatggaaatgctCATGTTCAAGTACTTCAAACATACTCCACCTGCCCTTTCTGTGGATTGTTGTCCATGGTTCTAAAATACgtgaaattttgaaaaacattgacattttagAGACAGTGTTGGTTGCTGGTTGGAATTTAAGGGGGTGTTGTTGGGGTTTTGAACACTTGAGCTCAGTATCTCTACATCCTGGCTACAGCACTGCTCTGCTCGTGAAATCTCATGTCCACATTCATCTTTCCACAACTGCACTGTATGACATTTTCCTCTGCCCTGAGCACACAAACCGATCAGATGATGCACTGCCACTCACCCTGCACATCCAGATCCACCTTGAAGTTGATAAAGTGGGTGTGGATGTTCCCCAGGACCTTGTCTGCAACCTGGTGTCCGTGTTTCAGAGCACCATGCACCAGGTAAGAAGAAGAGATGTAGCCGGTGGCGTGCACCTTGGCCTCCACGGATCCGGTCTGGTAGAAGATGAAATCCCACATGTAGTCATAGTTCCCTATAGCTGTGATGGTCCTGAACACTAAGGCGGTGTTCACCATCCCTCCATAGCTGTTTTGGAAGAAGTCAGCAAAGTGTCTCCTCAGGGGCTGTCCCATGTTGTGTTCAAAAATGCAGATTGAATTCCTAAACCTAAGTGGAGCTGGTGCATCGATGTAGCGGTATGTATCCACGAATGTGGCTTCGTACGGGCAGTCCACGCCACGGACCAGCTCGTGTGCGAAGCGCCCTATCCCGATGCTCGAATCCAGGAACTTGGTGAGCATCATCCCCGGTGTCACTGAACCGTACACTGACATGGCTTCCTGAACGCTCAGCTCGTAGATGATCCTCTCCCCCTTAAACTGCACGTCAAACACTCTCATGCCCGTGAGGGAGCTCAGCCCGAAGGCGAAGCTCCAGTCCAGGTACAAGACGTGGTTCTTGCTGACGCTGTGGCGCTTCCCGTCTGCGTAAAACAGTTGCGGGCCGATCTGCAGAGGCTTGTTCTTGGCTTTCAGGGAGCCATAGTCGGGCGACTCCTTGTAGATGATTTTGTTAACAGAGCCATTATTATATGCATGTTGGAGTTGTTCCACTGAGTCGAAGTATTTGCCGTTATAATACACACCCTCCACTTTCCACTCGGATGCGTTTAAGCTCTTATGATTTACCAGCACCTCGAAACCCACGGGGTGGATGTACAACCCGCTCTTATTCCTGAAGAAAGACACCCAGGTCTTTCTGTCCCCAGATTGGAGACCACGGGGCATCTGCTCGAACATGTCCAGAGTTTTTTGCTGGTCCACGTCGAAGCTCTCTTTCAGAAGCTTTTCCAGCTTGGACATGACCTCAGTCTCAAAAAACTTGAAAAGCAGCGCGTATTCACCGATGGTGACCGTGCGCGCAGTGATGGGCAGCTGATCCTTCTTGTACCTCTCCTTGGTGACATCTCTGTGTTTTGTCGGGTTGGGCAAAGGACTCACTACGTACTCCTTGATGTAGCCTTTGGAGCCATGAAAGACCACCACCGTGGCCTCTCTCGCCGGCTTTTTGCCATTCTTGTCCAAGTAAGCCAGCACCTCCGCTTTCTTTGGGAGGGAAAGGTCTATCAAGAACAAGAAATTTTCACATGGCTTTGTGACCTGGCTGGTGGATATGTTTAAGTCCTTCTGCTTGAGCATGTACTGCTGGACCTGCACGTACTCATCCTGGGTGAGGTCAGCGAACACGAGGCTGCGCTCGTCGTGTTTGCCTCGCAATGGATGGACGCGCTGAGCCGTGCATTTGGGCGATCTGGTCGAGTAGATGCCGATCAGGACAATGTTGAGAATGATGGAGACCAGGACAAAAAGGATTACAGCCCATTTCGCTAGAGAGTTCATGGTCGACTATACCATTACGCACGGACttggagaaggagagaagaagaatgcGGGATAAGAGCGCGCGCCCCTCAAAGTTTCCCGTTTCCCACCCTCCTCTGCATGGATCCCCCGCCCCCGTGGTACAAGTCGTTGTGCTTTTATGAAGCCCCTCTCAGACTTTACGCACGCTGCTGACAAGATCTAGAGACAAGTGTTGTGAACATTCTGTctccttcagtcacacaaaattcaaagatttaatttttatctctctctctctttctctctcacatacacacacactcacacattgaCACAATTCTACAATTACGCAGTGGCACTTTTgcacatattttaatttcaaccaAGACTAAAGGAATGAATCCTCCTGCCACTTTTTCTTAcacatttcaactttatttattcagaaaatcTCCTTTACATCAAGACcttaaaacaaatttcatgatcatgtttttcaaaataaactattatttattGACCATCTAGAAAGTTCATATGCACTAACCCATTACAGAACTGAATCCATAGATGAGGATCTAATTTATTTTGGTGTTACATCGATGGAGAACACAGATGGGGCACATAGAAGAACATACTGTACTGGAGAAATCAGgtgtcaaacaaaaaagaaagagagaccaGGTCATGTTCTCTATTTTAAATTTGCACAGAACTCCTAAATGTTTGCCTTCATTCAGAtgttcattgttgttgttgattttgagTGTTTCGgtgatgtgtttgctctgttCCTTCCCTCTGGCTGTTACTGCTCACACATAGTTCGTAGATGCTTGGTAAACAGTGACACATGCCAAGTCAGGTGCCACAGAACTTAACTTGGTATTTACATCCCTTTGCTCTGCGGAACTAGACTcatggctcttttttttttttttaccttttccaggtttttttttttgtaatagggaaactttttttaattttgaacttTGAAATACAAAGTAAAGTTAGGTAGCTTGTCACCTTTTGACAGTTCACCATGAAACTGTTAGAGAAATTAATCTTATCAGCATTGCCAGATTGGACAGTTTTGATCACATTTTGTATCGTTTGCATGGTTATCAACAAAAACAGgtttagcatttaaaaataatgttcctCTCATCTGAATAGTGTAAATGAGACAATGGACACTGCAATGAGATCAGTAACTCAGCTGTGAAAACTCCTGGCAGCAAACATCAAGAAAAACTAACTTTAGTTTATTAAGCAAAGTATCCAACcgaatttctatttttaataacCTGCTCCAAGTTTGAGttattgtatatacagtatatgttttattataggGCAACTTACTCTACTTTCTGTAATATTCACTGTGCtgtattattttaacttttgctGTAAGCTTTGAGTTTATCATCAAAAGGTTGATAttatttgatggtatttacaTCTAAATACATGAACCAATATAGATGAAATCACATTTAGTATCAAATAACTCAattaaaaaagttacaaaagttTCAAAAGCTTGAAACATGTGATTGACAGGTGTTACACAGCTGTGTCCTGTAACGTTGACtgtcaaacaataaatagttGTAAATGACTGGGGCTCAGTTGGGAGAGTGGCCGCCTATCGACCATTGGGTCGAAGCTTCACGCCCTACACTTCTTGACCACATTTTCAAGTTTCCCTCGGCAAGACATGAagcccccaacagcccatcgcTATGCATTTTGGGAGGGTTACATCAGCAAGGGTATCCAGCGTAAAAGCTGTTCCAAATCTGTTCCAAGGCTGTTatgaaagtaattaaaaaatttCAGCTTGAAACTGGAAAACGTATGTAAAGACAGTGAGTTAAtaggtaaaaaataaacaaataaaaaaaaccaattAGTTAATTGGTAAAGGGTTAACATTTCATAGTCCAAAggttt includes these proteins:
- the aoc2 gene encoding retina-specific copper amine oxidase encodes the protein MNSLAKWAVILFVLVSIILNIVLIGIYSTRSPKCTAQRVHPLRGKHDERSLVFADLTQDEYVQVQQYMLKQKDLNISTSQVTKPCENFLFLIDLSLPKKAEVLAYLDKNGKKPAREATVVVFHGSKGYIKEYVVSPLPNPTKHRDVTKERYKKDQLPITARTVTIGEYALLFKFFETEVMSKLEKLLKESFDVDQQKTLDMFEQMPRGLQSGDRKTWVSFFRNKSGLYIHPVGFEVLVNHKSLNASEWKVEGVYYNGKYFDSVEQLQHAYNNGSVNKIIYKESPDYGSLKAKNKPLQIGPQLFYADGKRHSVSKNHVLYLDWSFAFGLSSLTGMRVFDVQFKGERIIYELSVQEAMSVYGSVTPGMMLTKFLDSSIGIGRFAHELVRGVDCPYEATFVDTYRYIDAPAPLRFRNSICIFEHNMGQPLRRHFADFFQNSYGGMVNTALVFRTITAIGNYDYMWDFIFYQTGSVEAKVHATGYISSSYLVHGALKHGHQVADKVLGNIHTHFINFKVDLDVQGVKNVFQTKDMQFVNVSVPWKPDHYAMIPHLVETQLKTEKEAALRYNVKTARYLHIASNKTNRWGHQRSYRLQVYSFTGDHLPESESEEKAMSWARYKVAITKHKDLEQTSSSLYSQNDMWDPAVDFSKYIEDNENIEHEDLVAWVTAGFLHIPHAEDIPNTVTVGNGGGVLLRPHNYFDEDPSIHSADAVYFSPGRETSCENNRMACHAQETCSPALEPFTYNGFDGVMKFED